In the genome of Photobacterium sp. TY1-4, one region contains:
- the atpF gene encoding F0F1 ATP synthase subunit B: MNMNATLLGQAIAFFLFVVFCMKYVWPPIMEAIEERQKKIADGLAAADRAAKDLNLAQANASEQLKEAKQTATNIVEQANKRKAQIIEEAKAEAQAEREKILAQGLAEIDAERNRARDDLRKQVATLAVIGAEKIIERSIDKDAHADLLNKVTAQL, translated from the coding sequence GTGAATATGAATGCAACTTTGCTGGGTCAGGCTATCGCGTTCTTCCTGTTCGTCGTGTTCTGCATGAAATATGTATGGCCACCGATCATGGAAGCGATTGAAGAGCGTCAGAAAAAAATTGCTGACGGTTTGGCAGCCGCTGATAGGGCTGCCAAAGATCTGAACCTGGCGCAAGCGAATGCTTCTGAACAACTAAAAGAAGCAAAACAAACTGCAACTAACATTGTTGAGCAAGCGAACAAACGCAAAGCTCAAATCATCGAAGAGGCCAAGGCGGAAGCCCAAGCCGAGCGTGAGAAAATTCTGGCCCAAGGTCTTGCTGAGATCGACGCCGAACGTAACCGCGCTCGTGATGATCTACGCAAGCAAGTTGCGACTCTGGCTGTGATTGGTGCTGAGAAAATCATCGAGCGTTCCATCGACAAAGATGCGCACGCTGATCTTCTTAACAAAGTCACTGCACAACTGTAA
- the atpE gene encoding F0F1 ATP synthase subunit C produces METLLSFSAIAVGIIVGLAALGTAIGFALLGGKFLEGAARQPEMAPMLQVKMFIIAGLLDAVPMIGIVIALLFTFANPFVGQLAG; encoded by the coding sequence ATGGAAACTTTACTAAGCTTTTCTGCAATTGCCGTGGGCATCATTGTAGGTCTTGCTGCACTGGGTACTGCGATTGGCTTCGCACTGCTGGGCGGTAAATTCCTTGAAGGCGCAGCGCGTCAACCTGAAATGGCTCCAATGCTGCAAGTTAAGATGTTCATCATTGCAGGTCTGCTTGATGCGGTTCCAATGATCGGTATCGTTATTGCTCTACTATTCACATTCGCGAACCCATTCGTTGGCCAACTAGCTGGCTAA
- the atpB gene encoding F0F1 ATP synthase subunit A: MAAPGEALTPSGYITHHLTNLAVGDGSFWTVHIDSLVFSVLTGMAFLWLFRSVAKKATSGVPGKLQCLVEILVEFVDTNVKDTFHGRNPLIAPLALTIFCWIFLMNTMDLVPIDFLPYPAEHWLGIPYLKVVPTADVNITMAMALGVFALMIYYSIKVKGLGGFVKELALHPFNHPVMIPFNLLLEVVSLLAKPISLGMRLFGNMFAGEVVFILIAALMPWWAQWLGSLPWAIFHILVITIQSFVFMMLTIVYLSQAHEDNH; the protein is encoded by the coding sequence ATGGCTGCGCCAGGTGAAGCGCTTACGCCGTCGGGCTACATTACCCACCACCTGACCAATCTGGCAGTGGGTGATGGCAGTTTCTGGACGGTTCACATAGATAGCCTTGTATTCTCTGTCCTGACCGGGATGGCCTTTTTATGGCTGTTTCGTTCAGTAGCGAAGAAGGCAACGTCGGGAGTTCCAGGCAAGCTGCAGTGTCTTGTGGAAATCTTGGTAGAGTTCGTTGACACCAACGTCAAAGATACTTTCCATGGCCGCAACCCACTGATTGCTCCGCTGGCTCTGACCATCTTCTGTTGGATATTCCTGATGAATACGATGGACCTTGTGCCTATCGATTTCCTCCCGTATCCGGCAGAGCATTGGTTAGGTATTCCTTATCTTAAGGTTGTACCAACTGCTGATGTCAACATCACCATGGCAATGGCACTGGGTGTGTTCGCATTGATGATCTACTACAGCATCAAAGTGAAAGGCCTGGGTGGCTTTGTCAAAGAACTGGCACTTCACCCGTTCAATCATCCGGTCATGATCCCGTTCAACCTGCTTCTTGAAGTTGTATCGCTGTTAGCGAAGCCGATTTCACTGGGTATGCGTCTGTTCGGTAACATGTTTGCCGGTGAGGTGGTGTTTATCCTTATCGCGGCACTGATGCCGTGGTGGGCACAATGGCTGGGCTCGCTCCCGTGGGCTATTTTCCACATCCTGGTCATTACAATTCAATCATTCGTGTTTATGATGTTGACTATTGTGTACCTGTCTCAGGCGCATGAAGACAATCATTAA
- a CDS encoding F0F1 ATP synthase subunit I produces the protein MVSALVRPGRQLAKRLLLLQSGVVLTTAIMAVFAVSVDWGISALIGGGIFVIANAVFATCAFLFSGARKARLIMASFYGGEVLKILITVILFAVVYLYVEVELVPLKLTYLLALGINIFGPVLFINNNK, from the coding sequence ATGGTATCGGCGCTGGTGAGACCGGGACGCCAACTGGCGAAACGGTTGTTGTTGTTACAATCTGGCGTCGTATTGACAACGGCAATCATGGCAGTGTTTGCTGTCAGCGTTGACTGGGGAATCTCCGCACTAATCGGTGGTGGCATCTTTGTGATTGCCAATGCCGTCTTCGCGACCTGTGCGTTTTTGTTTAGCGGTGCCCGCAAGGCACGGCTGATCATGGCGTCCTTTTACGGTGGCGAAGTGCTCAAAATTCTCATCACAGTTATCTTGTTTGCGGTTGTTTACCTGTATGTCGAGGTGGAACTTGTTCCCCTCAAACTGACCTATTTGCTGGCTCTCGGGATTAATATCTTTGGGCCGGTTTTATTCATTAACAACAACAAATAG
- a CDS encoding ParB/RepB/Spo0J family partition protein: MSRRGLGKGLDALLATSSVAQAKQQRADQAQTLSADGRLQELTVSQLQPGQFQPRKAIAEEALAELADSIRAQGVIQPIVVREIAPQQFEIVAGERRWRAARQAGLQKVPCIIKAIDDRATVAVALIENIQREDLNAIEEAQALAQLLDEFSLTHQQVAEAVGKSRTTVSNLLRLNQLAEPVKRMVEQHQLEMGHGRALLALAPEQQLEAAQLVVAKMLTVRETEKLVKRLQQPETTPAASAADPKLQAAENHLSEHFGTQVAINRQKNGKGKITFSFDEAHKLEQFIAMFGHEM, from the coding sequence ATGAGTAGACGGGGCCTGGGAAAAGGTCTGGACGCACTGCTGGCAACCAGCTCAGTCGCCCAGGCCAAGCAGCAGCGAGCCGATCAGGCACAGACACTCTCGGCTGATGGCCGGTTACAGGAGCTGACGGTCAGCCAGTTGCAGCCGGGACAGTTCCAGCCGCGCAAAGCCATCGCCGAGGAAGCGCTGGCCGAGCTGGCGGATTCGATTCGTGCACAAGGGGTGATCCAGCCGATTGTGGTGCGGGAGATTGCGCCGCAGCAATTTGAAATTGTGGCTGGCGAGCGACGTTGGCGGGCTGCCCGTCAAGCCGGGCTTCAGAAAGTCCCTTGTATTATTAAGGCTATTGATGACCGGGCCACCGTGGCCGTGGCGCTGATTGAGAATATTCAGCGTGAAGATCTCAATGCCATAGAAGAAGCCCAGGCGCTGGCGCAGTTACTGGATGAGTTTTCCCTGACGCACCAGCAGGTGGCGGAAGCGGTCGGTAAATCCCGGACCACGGTCTCCAATCTACTGCGGCTGAATCAACTGGCTGAGCCGGTGAAGCGCATGGTCGAGCAGCATCAGCTGGAAATGGGCCATGGCCGTGCCTTGCTGGCGCTGGCACCGGAGCAGCAACTGGAAGCGGCGCAACTGGTTGTCGCCAAGATGTTAACCGTGCGTGAAACGGAAAAGTTAGTCAAGCGGTTGCAACAGCCGGAAACAACCCCGGCAGCGTCCGCGGCGGATCCGAAGCTGCAGGCGGCAGAAAATCATCTGAGTGAGCACTTCGGCACCCAGGTCGCCATTAACCGGCAGAAAAACGGGAAAGGAAAAATCACGTTCAGTTTTGATGAAGCCCACAAATTAGAGCAATTTATTGCAATGTTTGGTCACGAAATGTGA
- a CDS encoding ParA family protein: MGRVIAVANQKGGVGKTTTCVNLAASLAATQRKVLVIDLDPQGNATMASGVDKYQVDATAYDLLVEETPFEQVVCTDTTGGYHLIAANGDVTAAEIKLMEVFAREVRLRNALEGVRGNYDFIFIDCPPALNLLTINAMAAADSVLVPMQCEYFALEGLTALMDTISKLTAVVNSELKIEGLLRTMYDPRNRLATEVSEQIKKHFGEKVYRTVIPRNVRLAEAPSHGRPAMYYDKYSSGAKAYLALAGEMIRRDETERRAGAVDA; this comes from the coding sequence GTGGGAAGAGTCATAGCTGTAGCCAATCAGAAAGGAGGTGTGGGTAAAACCACCACTTGCGTCAATCTCGCGGCATCACTGGCGGCGACGCAACGTAAAGTACTGGTCATCGATCTCGATCCGCAGGGAAATGCCACTATGGCCAGCGGTGTCGATAAGTATCAGGTCGATGCAACAGCCTATGACCTTCTGGTCGAAGAAACCCCATTTGAACAGGTCGTCTGTACGGACACCACCGGCGGTTATCACCTGATAGCCGCCAATGGTGATGTGACGGCCGCTGAAATCAAACTGATGGAAGTGTTTGCCCGCGAAGTTCGTCTGCGTAACGCTTTAGAGGGAGTTCGTGGTAACTATGATTTCATCTTTATCGATTGTCCCCCCGCTTTGAACCTTCTTACAATCAATGCGATGGCAGCTGCCGATTCCGTGCTGGTCCCGATGCAGTGTGAGTATTTCGCGCTGGAGGGGCTGACCGCCCTGATGGATACCATCAGCAAGCTGACTGCGGTGGTCAACAGTGAGCTGAAAATCGAAGGGTTGCTGCGGACCATGTATGATCCGCGTAACCGTCTGGCCACTGAAGTCTCCGAGCAGATCAAGAAACACTTTGGTGAAAAAGTCTACCGCACCGTGATCCCGCGTAATGTCCGGCTGGCCGAAGCGCCGAGCCATGGCCGACCGGCCATGTACTATGACAAGTATTCCAGCGGTGCCAAGGCCTATCTGGCCCTGGCCGGCGAGATGATTCGCCGTGATGAAACCGAGCGCCGGGCCGGTGCAGTGGATGCATAA
- the rsmG gene encoding 16S rRNA (guanine(527)-N(7))-methyltransferase RsmG, protein MKQRLAQLIAQTDLQVTDRQLDQLVGYVALLHKWNKAYNLTSVRDPDEMLVKHIMDSIVVSPHLVGERFIDVGTGPGLPGIPLAIMNPAQDFTLLDSLGKRIRFIRQVLHELAIANVTPVQSRVEEFQPELGFDAVLSRAFASMSDMVSWCHHLPAEHGCFMALKGQFNQQEVTELPAWCSVTEVKSLQVPELEGERHLVILTAKD, encoded by the coding sequence GTGAAACAGCGTTTGGCACAACTGATTGCCCAGACTGATCTCCAGGTCACAGATCGACAACTGGACCAACTGGTGGGGTATGTTGCCCTGCTGCATAAATGGAATAAAGCGTATAATCTGACCTCGGTCCGCGATCCCGATGAGATGTTAGTGAAACATATCATGGATAGTATTGTGGTCAGCCCGCACCTGGTGGGTGAGCGCTTTATTGATGTCGGCACCGGCCCGGGCCTCCCCGGGATCCCGCTGGCCATCATGAACCCGGCGCAGGACTTTACTCTGCTCGACAGCCTGGGGAAGCGGATCCGGTTTATCCGCCAAGTGCTTCATGAATTGGCGATTGCCAATGTGACGCCGGTCCAAAGCCGGGTCGAAGAATTCCAGCCTGAGCTGGGCTTTGATGCAGTATTGAGCCGGGCATTTGCGTCCATGAGCGATATGGTGTCCTGGTGTCACCACCTGCCGGCCGAGCATGGCTGCTTTATGGCCCTCAAGGGGCAGTTTAATCAACAAGAAGTGACAGAGCTCCCGGCGTGGTGTTCTGTGACTGAAGTCAAATCTTTGCAAGTTCCGGAGCTGGAAGGCGAACGCCATCTAGTAATCTTGACGGCAAAGGACTAA